In Candidatus Dormiibacterota bacterium, a single genomic region encodes these proteins:
- the rpmB gene encoding 50S ribosomal protein L28, with translation MAKFCEICGKGPKAGNRVSHAMNKTKRRWLPNLQSVKIDDHGTHRTARVCTACLRSKRVTRSV, from the coding sequence ATGGCGAAGTTTTGCGAGATCTGCGGCAAAGGCCCGAAAGCCGGCAATCGCGTCAGCCATGCCATGAACAAAACGAAACGGCGCTGGCTGCCCAACCTTCAGTCCGTGAAGATCGACGACCACGGAACCCACCGCACGGCGCGCGTTTGCACCGCCTGCCTGCGCTCGAAGCGCGTCACGCGCTCCGTCTAG
- the thiL gene encoding thiamine-phosphate kinase has translation MTSPRLSEDSLVSEFRTIVDATLTTRVRLGIGDDAAIWQPSRSHRSVITTDELVEGVHFTRETMAPADIGWRTAVASLSDLAAMGARPVLATIALGVPPQSGVEELLEIYRGIARCAAIDRLAIVGGDLTRAPVLSLTMTAVGEVRPAHAKTRSGGRSGNVIAVTGDLGAARAGLDVARGAVSLGDAELERAALLAFRHPSARVREGRWLAASASVRAMMDCSDGLSIDLARLCDASGVGAQITAVPVAPCALAAARALEEDPLTYALSGGEEYELIVAIERRAFSHLASRFAARFGRTLHDLGTLRPQRGVVLSRNGVQTPVPRTGWEHFES, from the coding sequence GTGACGTCCCCGCGGCTCTCCGAGGACTCGCTCGTTTCGGAGTTTCGTACGATCGTCGACGCGACGCTGACGACGCGCGTGCGTTTGGGAATAGGCGACGATGCCGCGATCTGGCAGCCGTCGCGCTCGCATCGAAGCGTCATCACGACGGACGAACTCGTGGAAGGAGTGCACTTCACCCGCGAGACTATGGCGCCGGCCGACATCGGATGGCGCACCGCGGTCGCGAGCTTGAGCGATCTCGCGGCGATGGGAGCGCGTCCCGTTCTCGCGACGATAGCGCTCGGGGTGCCGCCGCAATCCGGCGTCGAGGAGCTGCTCGAGATCTATCGCGGGATCGCGCGATGCGCGGCAATCGACCGTCTCGCGATCGTGGGAGGCGATCTTACGCGCGCGCCGGTACTTTCACTGACGATGACGGCGGTAGGCGAGGTTCGGCCCGCGCACGCAAAGACGCGTTCCGGAGGCCGGAGCGGCAACGTCATTGCGGTGACGGGTGACCTCGGCGCGGCGCGCGCGGGCCTCGACGTCGCACGCGGTGCCGTCTCGCTCGGCGACGCGGAGCTCGAGCGTGCAGCGCTTCTCGCTTTTCGTCATCCCAGCGCGCGGGTTCGCGAGGGTCGATGGCTTGCCGCGAGCGCGAGCGTGCGCGCGATGATGGATTGTTCGGACGGGCTCTCCATCGATCTCGCGCGACTCTGCGATGCGAGCGGCGTTGGAGCGCAGATCACTGCCGTGCCGGTCGCTCCGTGCGCGCTGGCGGCGGCTCGTGCGTTGGAGGAAGATCCCCTTACGTACGCGCTCTCGGGAGGCGAGGAGTACGAGTTGATCGTCGCTATCGAGCGACGCGCCTTCTCACATCTCGCGTCGCGGTTCGCTGCGCGGTTCGGGCGCACTCTCCACGACCTCGGTACGCTGCGGCCGCAGCGAGGCGTCGTCCTGTCGCGCAATGGCGTACAGACGCCCGTGCCTCGCACGGGATGGGAGCACTTCGAAAGCTAG
- the rpe gene encoding ribulose-phosphate 3-epimerase → MTKLAPSILSADFSRIGEQIAQVERAGADYLHVDVMDGHFVPAITWGPKIVADLRRLSRLPFDCHLMVSQPQRSVDAFREAGADLITFHLEATPHAQGLLTHIRASGARAGVAICPQTPVEMLDDVIDDCDLVLVMSVNPGMGGQRFIAHAMEKLRSARALIDRRNPACELEVDGGVGEANLRDVVGAGADVIVMGTAVFDGGDPGERLRRLRALL, encoded by the coding sequence ATGACGAAGCTCGCGCCATCGATCCTCTCGGCCGACTTTTCGCGCATCGGGGAGCAGATTGCGCAGGTCGAGCGCGCGGGAGCGGACTATCTCCACGTCGACGTCATGGACGGACACTTCGTTCCGGCCATCACCTGGGGACCGAAAATCGTTGCGGATCTCCGGCGGCTCTCGCGGTTGCCCTTCGATTGTCACTTGATGGTTTCGCAGCCGCAACGCAGCGTCGATGCGTTTCGAGAGGCGGGTGCCGACCTCATCACCTTCCATTTGGAGGCAACGCCGCATGCGCAAGGCCTTCTCACGCACATCCGCGCATCGGGAGCGCGAGCAGGCGTGGCCATTTGCCCGCAGACGCCGGTAGAGATGCTCGACGACGTCATCGACGATTGCGATCTCGTCCTCGTCATGTCCGTGAATCCCGGCATGGGGGGTCAGCGGTTCATCGCGCACGCCATGGAGAAGCTGCGCTCGGCGCGTGCGCTCATCGACCGGCGTAACCCGGCCTGCGAGCTCGAGGTCGACGGCGGCGTCGGGGAAGCGAACCTGCGCGACGTCGTCGGTGCCGGTGCCGACGTCATCGTGATGGGAACTGCCGTTTTCGACGGCGGGGACCCGGGCGAAAGGCTCCGGCGCTTGCGCGCCCTGCTGTGA
- a CDS encoding PASTA domain-containing protein yields the protein MDPDELRPLAPLPYEEEERRRTWGEVLRAYLPRDWIFPIVLSCFVGVVVWFGHAIHEFLVPPATTVTVPSMVGTSLLDASEALAHLGLTVQVVEHLTSDRYSADTIINQQPAAGTQVRQGRQISFVVSSGIVARSMPDLRYQSMREVGLDLSRTHLQLGKITYARSDIVPEGHVISQSPDPLASVEEGEVVNVVVSRGGAALLSVPNFVGMTIDGARSLASRSGIKLGQIVWTPLGSSGPAHGVVARQKPDPGSQIASFDPVSLQVSAGPFESGYIVRQVHVLASVPVPDQIRPGQQIRVRLVVHDATGSYDLYDAYAQPGQKLDFTVTALGTSLVDMYADNVLVGETRLGIEPAGIYGTRARAIPGAKQ from the coding sequence GTGGATCCGGACGAGCTGCGGCCGCTCGCGCCGCTTCCTTACGAGGAAGAGGAGAGACGCCGCACGTGGGGCGAGGTGCTGAGAGCGTATCTTCCGCGGGACTGGATCTTTCCGATCGTCCTGTCCTGCTTCGTCGGAGTCGTCGTTTGGTTCGGTCACGCGATTCACGAGTTTCTCGTGCCGCCGGCAACGACCGTCACCGTGCCGTCGATGGTCGGCACGTCACTGTTGGACGCGAGCGAGGCGCTCGCGCATCTCGGGCTCACAGTGCAGGTGGTCGAGCATCTGACTAGCGATCGCTATTCGGCTGACACGATCATTAACCAGCAGCCGGCGGCGGGAACCCAGGTGCGCCAGGGACGGCAGATATCGTTCGTCGTGAGCTCGGGTATCGTTGCGCGTTCGATGCCGGATCTGCGCTATCAGTCGATGCGTGAGGTCGGGCTCGATCTCTCTCGCACGCACTTGCAGCTCGGTAAGATCACCTACGCGCGCAGCGATATCGTTCCCGAGGGGCACGTCATCTCGCAGAGCCCGGATCCGCTCGCGAGCGTCGAAGAAGGTGAGGTCGTCAACGTCGTGGTGAGCCGAGGCGGCGCCGCGCTGTTGAGCGTGCCGAACTTCGTTGGAATGACGATCGACGGCGCACGCTCGCTAGCAAGCCGAAGCGGTATCAAGCTCGGGCAGATCGTCTGGACGCCGCTTGGATCGTCGGGCCCGGCACATGGCGTCGTCGCGCGGCAGAAGCCCGATCCGGGATCCCAGATCGCTTCGTTCGATCCCGTCTCGTTGCAGGTGAGCGCCGGGCCGTTCGAGTCCGGATACATCGTCCGACAGGTTCACGTGCTCGCTTCCGTTCCCGTTCCGGATCAGATTCGCCCGGGACAGCAGATTCGCGTACGCCTCGTCGTGCACGACGCGACGGGGTCGTACGACCTGTACGACGCCTACGCACAACCCGGGCAGAAGCTCGATTTCACCGTGACGGCGCTCGGAACGTCCCTCGTCGACATGTATGCGGACAACGTGCTCGTCGGCGAAACGCGTCTCGGCATCGAGCCCGCCGGCATCTACGGCACGCGCGCGCGCGCGATCCCGGGTGCGAAGCAATGA
- a CDS encoding YebC/PmpR family DNA-binding transcriptional regulator, whose product MSGHSKFHNIRLRKGKADAQRGALFTKLSKEIIVAVRSGSPDPEANYRLKVAVEKARESNMPQENIKRAIARASGQADAAQIEELRYEGYGPHGLAVVVDVATDNRNRTAGELRFVFSKHDGSLGETGSVGWMFEPVGILEVDSKDRSEEQLTEDVLVDGVEDLEFDASGSTVYTRPAALASVRDALRARGVAVTDAYLGMRPRTKLELHGAPLSQALAFLEALDDHEDIQRIFSNLDLSDAAVAEALA is encoded by the coding sequence ATGTCGGGGCACTCGAAGTTCCACAACATCCGGCTGCGCAAGGGAAAGGCCGACGCACAGCGCGGCGCGTTGTTCACCAAGCTGAGCAAGGAAATCATCGTTGCCGTGCGTTCGGGCTCGCCCGATCCCGAGGCAAACTACCGCCTGAAAGTGGCGGTCGAAAAAGCGCGCGAGAGCAACATGCCGCAGGAAAACATCAAGCGCGCGATCGCACGTGCATCCGGTCAAGCCGATGCGGCGCAGATCGAAGAGCTGCGCTACGAAGGGTACGGCCCGCATGGGCTCGCGGTCGTCGTCGACGTTGCGACGGACAACCGCAATCGCACCGCGGGCGAGCTGCGCTTCGTGTTTTCGAAGCACGACGGGTCGCTCGGCGAAACCGGGAGCGTCGGATGGATGTTCGAGCCGGTGGGTATTCTGGAGGTCGATTCGAAAGATCGTTCGGAGGAGCAGCTTACGGAGGACGTGCTCGTCGACGGCGTTGAGGATCTCGAGTTCGACGCGTCGGGATCGACGGTGTACACGCGGCCCGCCGCGCTTGCCTCTGTGCGGGATGCGCTGCGCGCTCGCGGCGTTGCCGTCACCGACGCATATCTTGGTATGCGCCCCCGTACGAAGCTCGAGCTGCACGGCGCGCCGCTCTCGCAGGCGCTCGCATTCTTGGAGGCGCTCGACGATCATGAAGACATCCAACGGATCTTCAGCAATCTCGACCTCTCCGATGCCGCCGTTGCAGAGGCCCTGGCGTAG
- a CDS encoding phospholipid carrier-dependent glycosyltransferase encodes MKIATRSETPVYERALPWALPAILFLGLVLRLVYLRAQGFPNDVASFEAWAMALVAHGPGGFYASTSFLDYPPGYFYILGVVGAFWSQFFSAHDAGYGVLSVLVKLPAIAFDLALGTLLYALVRRFASQTVALGAAAFYIFNPAVIFVSALWGQVDSIACFFALLGVYALVRSDDFDVPQRATTWIACGWLSLAYSLLVKPQAAVLLPLFVAFAFTSQTRRDLRLRATAYGIVAAVILTIVLVEPFHPSNPVAAIAWLLERLSFGTNVYPFNSVNAFNIWALRVWNAGGVFWQPDSARILFLPQAAWGIILVVAAVALLVWRYIQLKTSQALLEAAAISLLGFFTLATRMHERYVFDGVVFTIACLPFARRYLWCGIGLSIVFWANLIYSYQYIALLTSHAPSNVSAYNLWGPVATFLSLANVVLFFYLGYVFLGSTAEERGAMPAQTHGDFLGRVRNWFDPGEGLAAMRKPLDYIVMAVLGAATFVLSLAIPTWYWKPTEKIFDEVYFARAAEEYLRNLRIYENTHPPLTKLLVTVSTWMFGGLPHGDHSWGWRFLDVVFGALVVMLLYVFAKRVTRSTAWAAVAAGLLMLDGMHYVQSRIATPEGFVVFFSLAAVYAFYRFWIASQTGERPHVAVGWPLLTAAVVASIGLGVAAMFLLDGAQHWIFGWPWFVSWMTAGQTSGPGAIYVCAAYFACGFYLLFRYVVIPANFASGARELTFPEGSLALHDAGESEMRTVDGGVVGKGAARRGQLTLSKGGTLVYDDDDVEIVYRRDAVTYETPAGSATYAKARITAGDRVEDGRTAKLWLLLFTLALGALVSSKWYGVMGFGVSFLLLILIWLQPYLRPMRPALWGNPHGFRLDGALVTIAFVAMTVYGMVWLPDLIRQAPDPNEIHNINDVVLRQYAMFDYHDHLKATHPYASKWFEWPFDYVPVAYYYEDHRSLDRTQHDPNKQCCITEITSMPNPINLWFGLICVPLVGILAWRERNKGYALLVVTYLLQWLPWAKSPRLAWEYHFYVDIPLICLCNAIVLQRIWRWANAREGRTADERRSALIVGRVAVFGILGVIAAAFVFFLPVLSAWPLSYDAWHARMWFPTWIIGPG; translated from the coding sequence GTGAAGATCGCAACGCGCTCCGAAACGCCCGTCTACGAACGCGCGCTCCCATGGGCGCTGCCGGCGATACTCTTCCTCGGCCTCGTCCTGCGCCTCGTCTATCTTCGCGCGCAAGGCTTTCCCAACGACGTCGCGAGCTTCGAAGCATGGGCGATGGCGCTCGTGGCGCACGGACCGGGCGGCTTCTACGCCTCGACGAGCTTCCTCGATTACCCCCCGGGATATTTCTATATTCTCGGGGTCGTCGGAGCGTTCTGGTCGCAGTTCTTCAGCGCGCACGACGCCGGATACGGCGTGCTCTCCGTTCTCGTCAAGCTTCCAGCGATCGCGTTCGACTTGGCGCTCGGCACGCTGCTGTATGCACTCGTACGGCGTTTCGCCTCCCAGACCGTGGCGCTCGGCGCGGCGGCATTCTACATATTCAATCCTGCGGTTATCTTTGTCTCGGCTCTCTGGGGGCAGGTCGATTCGATCGCCTGCTTCTTTGCGCTGCTCGGCGTCTACGCGCTCGTGCGCAGCGATGATTTCGACGTGCCGCAGCGTGCGACGACGTGGATCGCGTGCGGATGGCTCTCGCTCGCATATTCGCTGCTCGTGAAGCCGCAAGCGGCGGTACTGCTCCCGCTCTTCGTTGCCTTCGCCTTCACGAGCCAAACGCGACGAGATTTGCGTTTGCGCGCAACCGCGTACGGAATCGTCGCCGCGGTCATCCTCACGATCGTGCTCGTCGAACCGTTCCATCCCTCGAATCCGGTTGCCGCGATCGCGTGGCTCTTGGAGCGCCTCAGCTTCGGAACGAACGTCTATCCGTTCAACTCGGTCAACGCGTTCAATATCTGGGCTTTGCGCGTCTGGAACGCGGGCGGCGTCTTCTGGCAGCCGGATAGCGCGCGCATCCTCTTCCTGCCGCAGGCGGCGTGGGGCATCATCCTCGTCGTCGCTGCGGTCGCGCTCCTCGTCTGGCGCTACATCCAGCTGAAGACGTCGCAGGCGTTGCTGGAAGCGGCAGCGATCTCACTCCTCGGCTTCTTTACGCTTGCGACGCGCATGCACGAGCGTTACGTCTTCGACGGCGTCGTTTTCACCATCGCGTGCCTCCCGTTCGCGCGGCGCTATCTTTGGTGCGGCATCGGATTGTCGATCGTCTTCTGGGCGAATCTTATCTACTCGTATCAGTATATCGCCCTGCTGACCTCGCATGCGCCCTCGAACGTCAGCGCCTACAATCTGTGGGGACCGGTGGCGACGTTCCTGTCGCTTGCGAACGTCGTGCTGTTCTTCTACCTCGGATACGTGTTCTTGGGGAGTACCGCGGAGGAACGCGGAGCGATGCCGGCCCAGACGCACGGCGATTTCCTCGGGCGCGTTCGCAATTGGTTCGATCCGGGCGAAGGCTTGGCCGCGATGCGCAAGCCTCTGGACTACATCGTGATGGCGGTCTTGGGCGCGGCCACCTTCGTGCTTTCGCTCGCGATTCCCACGTGGTACTGGAAGCCGACGGAGAAGATCTTCGACGAGGTCTACTTCGCGCGCGCCGCCGAGGAGTATCTGAGAAATCTTCGGATCTATGAGAACACCCATCCGCCCCTGACGAAGCTGCTCGTCACGGTCTCGACGTGGATGTTCGGAGGCTTGCCGCACGGTGACCACTCGTGGGGATGGCGCTTCCTCGACGTCGTTTTCGGCGCGCTCGTCGTGATGCTGCTTTACGTCTTCGCGAAGCGGGTCACGCGCTCGACCGCCTGGGCCGCAGTCGCCGCCGGACTTCTCATGCTCGACGGTATGCACTACGTGCAATCGCGCATTGCGACGCCGGAAGGATTCGTCGTCTTCTTTTCGCTCGCTGCGGTGTACGCGTTCTATCGATTTTGGATCGCGTCGCAGACGGGAGAGCGACCGCACGTCGCGGTCGGCTGGCCGCTCCTGACGGCGGCCGTCGTCGCGTCGATCGGGCTCGGCGTCGCCGCGATGTTCCTTCTCGACGGTGCCCAGCACTGGATCTTCGGCTGGCCATGGTTCGTTTCGTGGATGACCGCCGGGCAGACGTCGGGGCCCGGAGCGATCTACGTGTGTGCGGCCTACTTCGCGTGCGGCTTCTATCTGCTCTTTCGTTACGTCGTCATTCCGGCGAACTTCGCCTCGGGAGCGCGCGAGCTGACATTCCCGGAAGGATCTCTCGCGCTGCACGATGCGGGCGAGAGCGAAATGCGTACGGTCGACGGCGGCGTCGTGGGCAAGGGTGCGGCGCGTCGGGGGCAGCTCACGCTGAGCAAGGGCGGTACGCTCGTGTACGACGACGACGACGTCGAGATCGTCTACCGTCGCGACGCAGTCACATATGAGACGCCGGCAGGATCGGCAACGTATGCGAAAGCGCGGATTACCGCCGGCGACCGCGTGGAGGACGGCCGCACCGCCAAGCTCTGGCTGCTGCTCTTCACGCTCGCGCTCGGCGCTCTCGTCAGCTCGAAGTGGTACGGCGTCATGGGCTTCGGCGTCAGCTTCCTGCTGCTCATCCTCATCTGGTTGCAGCCGTATTTGCGCCCGATGCGCCCCGCGCTCTGGGGTAACCCGCACGGCTTTCGCCTCGACGGAGCGCTCGTGACGATCGCGTTCGTGGCCATGACCGTCTACGGCATGGTCTGGTTGCCCGACCTCATCCGTCAGGCACCGGACCCGAATGAAATTCACAACATCAACGACGTCGTTCTGCGCCAGTACGCCATGTTCGATTATCACGACCACTTGAAAGCGACGCACCCGTACGCATCCAAGTGGTTCGAATGGCCGTTCGATTACGTCCCCGTGGCATACTACTACGAGGACCATCGCAGTCTCGACCGCACGCAACACGATCCGAACAAGCAGTGCTGCATCACCGAAATCACCTCTATGCCAAATCCGATCAATCTCTGGTTCGGCTTGATCTGCGTGCCTCTCGTGGGTATTCTCGCATGGCGCGAGCGCAACAAAGGGTACGCGCTGCTCGTCGTCACGTATCTGTTGCAATGGTTGCCTTGGGCGAAATCGCCTCGCCTCGCGTGGGAGTACCATTTCTACGTGGACATTCCGCTCATTTGCCTTTGCAACGCAATCGTGCTGCAGCGGATCTGGCGATGGGCCAATGCTCGAGAGGGACGCACCGCGGACGAGCGGCGCTCGGCGTTGATCGTGGGGCGCGTCGCCGTCTTCGGCATTCTCGGCGTTATCGCGGCGGCGTTCGTCTTCTTTTTACCGGTGCTTTCCGCGTGGCCACTCTCGTACGACGCGTGGCACGCTCGCATGTGGTTTCCCACCTGGATCATCGGCCCAGGGTAA
- a CDS encoding lysophospholipid acyltransferase family protein translates to MTLYGCAKVGIRAFSRVVWRVRVEGAQNVPAVGPLIVACNHLSLLDPPILGAYCPRPLRYMTKRELFEIPLFGPLIRAVGAYPVDREGSAFGAVKRSIEMLRAGEAIGIFPEGGRNPTGEARAREGVALLASLAKAPVVPAAIVGSDRALRLHAMKVVFGPALRLDGGRKATRDELAKFTATVMGEIRALAKRVNSEETPRA, encoded by the coding sequence ATGACGCTCTACGGATGCGCCAAAGTAGGCATCCGGGCGTTCTCGCGCGTGGTGTGGCGCGTGCGCGTCGAAGGCGCGCAGAACGTTCCCGCCGTTGGTCCGTTGATCGTCGCCTGTAACCACCTGTCGCTTCTCGACCCGCCGATTCTCGGCGCGTATTGCCCGCGTCCGCTACGCTACATGACGAAGCGGGAGCTCTTCGAGATCCCGCTGTTCGGGCCGTTGATTCGAGCGGTAGGCGCATATCCCGTCGACAGGGAGGGCAGTGCGTTCGGTGCCGTCAAGCGCTCGATCGAGATGTTGCGCGCCGGCGAAGCGATCGGAATCTTTCCCGAGGGCGGGCGCAATCCCACCGGCGAGGCGCGCGCGCGCGAAGGAGTGGCGCTGCTGGCATCGCTGGCAAAGGCGCCCGTCGTTCCCGCAGCAATCGTCGGGAGCGACCGGGCGCTCCGCCTTCATGCGATGAAAGTCGTATTTGGGCCCGCGCTGCGGCTCGATGGCGGCCGGAAAGCAACGCGCGACGAACTGGCGAAGTTCACGGCGACCGTCATGGGAGAGATCCGCGCGCTCGCAAAGCGTGTCAACAGCGAGGAGACGCCGCGCGCGTGA
- the cmk gene encoding (d)CMP kinase, with protein sequence MPEPQALHIAIDGPAAGGKTTVARLVAQRLHLLYLDTGAMYRALAYLALRTQTEADNAEALRRLCETGRIRVELDGTAPMGFRVFAGETEMNDAMLQSNEVNAVVSTVAAHAAVRDAMVAAQRAAAARGAVVMAGRDIGTVVLPDAQVKIFLTASVDARVARRRAQLASAGIDAGAHRLEDEIVERDRLDRTRATSPLEPARDAHLLDSSAMSAEQVADEIVAIVDRTRAA encoded by the coding sequence ATGCCCGAGCCGCAAGCGCTCCATATCGCTATCGACGGACCCGCCGCGGGCGGAAAGACGACCGTCGCGCGGCTCGTCGCGCAGCGGTTGCACCTTCTGTACTTGGACACCGGAGCCATGTATCGCGCGCTGGCGTACCTGGCGCTGCGCACGCAGACCGAGGCGGACAACGCGGAAGCGCTGCGACGCCTCTGTGAGACCGGACGCATCCGCGTCGAGCTGGATGGTACCGCGCCGATGGGTTTTCGCGTCTTCGCCGGAGAGACGGAGATGAACGACGCGATGCTGCAATCGAACGAGGTCAACGCCGTCGTCTCGACGGTCGCCGCGCATGCCGCCGTGCGGGACGCAATGGTGGCCGCGCAGCGCGCGGCCGCCGCGCGCGGTGCCGTCGTGATGGCCGGCCGTGATATCGGAACGGTGGTACTGCCCGACGCGCAAGTGAAGATATTTCTGACGGCGTCAGTCGATGCGCGGGTCGCGCGCCGTCGCGCCCAGCTTGCGAGCGCGGGCATCGACGCGGGGGCACATCGGCTCGAAGACGAGATCGTGGAACGCGACCGGCTCGATCGCACGAGAGCGACCTCGCCCCTCGAGCCGGCTCGGGACGCGCACCTCCTCGATTCGAGCGCGATGTCGGCCGAGCAGGTTGCCGACGAGATCGTCGCGATTGTCGATCGTACGCGCGCCGCATGA
- the radA gene encoding DNA repair protein RadA, with amino-acid sequence MPRTRSIYFCSACGFESPRWLGRCPQCEAWNSFDERPMTVGAARPARSPRGAQAPVPLREIDEKSVERIETGLHEFDLLLGGGIVPGSLTLLGGAPGAGKSTLALQIAARLCSRGPVVYLCGEESAGQVKLRALRLNVDADVLVANETNLRSVLDQLERTAPIALVVDSIQTVWLPESESYAGSVTQIRDCAHALMEFSKRSGCATLVVGHVTKDGAIAGPRLLEHLVDTVLYFEGEASGEYRILRAYKNRFGSIDEICVFAMGDAGLREIGNPSELFVGRRAERASGSCIVASILGSRPVLIEVQALVGETAFGTPRRLANNVDQQRLAMIIAVLERRTGLQLGSHDVYVSIAGGLRVVEPAADLGIALAIASSFRNAALGADAVAYGELGLSGELRAVSAAARRESEARKLGYRTLWSPQTLRDIDDALHRAFA; translated from the coding sequence ATGCCACGAACGCGCTCGATATACTTCTGCTCGGCCTGCGGTTTCGAATCGCCTCGCTGGCTCGGGCGCTGCCCGCAGTGCGAAGCGTGGAACTCCTTCGACGAGCGCCCCATGACCGTGGGCGCCGCACGGCCGGCGCGCTCGCCGCGCGGCGCCCAGGCACCGGTCCCGCTACGAGAGATCGACGAGAAAAGCGTCGAGCGCATCGAAACGGGCTTACACGAATTCGACCTCCTGCTCGGCGGCGGCATCGTTCCCGGGAGCCTGACGCTGCTCGGCGGCGCACCGGGAGCCGGGAAATCGACGCTCGCGCTGCAGATCGCTGCACGGCTGTGCTCCCGCGGCCCCGTCGTCTATCTCTGCGGCGAGGAATCCGCGGGACAGGTGAAGCTGCGAGCGCTCCGCCTCAACGTCGATGCCGACGTCCTCGTGGCAAACGAAACGAATCTGCGCAGCGTGCTCGACCAGCTCGAACGTACCGCTCCCATTGCCCTCGTCGTCGACTCCATTCAGACGGTTTGGCTTCCCGAGTCGGAGTCGTATGCCGGAAGCGTCACGCAGATTCGCGACTGCGCGCACGCGTTGATGGAGTTCTCCAAGCGCAGCGGCTGCGCTACCCTCGTGGTCGGGCACGTCACGAAGGACGGCGCGATCGCCGGGCCCAGGCTGCTCGAGCATCTCGTCGACACCGTGCTGTATTTCGAAGGCGAGGCGAGCGGCGAATACCGGATCCTGCGCGCGTACAAGAACCGTTTCGGCTCGATCGACGAGATTTGCGTCTTCGCCATGGGAGACGCGGGCCTTCGTGAGATCGGAAATCCTTCGGAGCTCTTCGTCGGACGTCGCGCGGAGCGTGCGAGCGGATCGTGCATCGTCGCCTCGATCCTCGGCTCGCGTCCGGTTCTCATCGAGGTGCAAGCGCTCGTCGGTGAGACGGCCTTCGGTACGCCTCGCCGGCTCGCGAACAACGTCGATCAGCAACGTCTGGCTATGATCATCGCGGTTCTCGAGCGGCGTACGGGCCTGCAGCTCGGCAGCCACGACGTGTACGTGTCCATAGCGGGTGGACTGCGCGTCGTCGAGCCCGCGGCAGACCTCGGCATCGCGCTCGCAATCGCATCGTCGTTTCGCAACGCCGCGCTCGGCGCGGATGCCGTCGCTTACGGCGAGCTCGGTCTTTCGGGCGAGCTTCGCGCGGTTAGTGCGGCCGCGCGACGCGAGTCCGAGGCGCGTAAGCTCGGGTACCGCACGCTCTGGTCGCCGCAGACGCTACGCGACATAGACGATGCGCTGCATCGTGCGTTCGCATGA
- the ftcD gene encoding glutamate formimidoyltransferase, whose amino-acid sequence MKRLFEIVPNISEGKDAGVVDSAVAAIERCGAVVLDRTSDPVHHRSVITAAGDARSVLDAGVAVAGVALRRIDIRAHSGEHPRMGALDVLPFVPLGEATMEEAIALAHEAGEQIWQLHHIPSFYYEQAAMLPERRLLANVRPHPTGAPDSGELPFHPTAGAIAIGARTILIAFNIELATSDLSVAQSIAAAIRERDGGLRTLRARAFRRSGGVVQVSLNVTNERATPLYRIVRVVSALAADRGVEILRSELVGCIPRNAVVSAALYALGVEDTTL is encoded by the coding sequence ATGAAGCGGCTCTTCGAGATCGTCCCGAATATTTCCGAAGGAAAGGACGCAGGCGTCGTCGATAGTGCCGTCGCGGCGATCGAGCGATGCGGAGCGGTCGTTCTCGATCGCACGAGCGACCCCGTCCACCATCGTAGCGTCATCACAGCGGCAGGGGACGCGCGCAGCGTCCTCGATGCCGGCGTCGCCGTCGCGGGCGTTGCGCTGCGACGAATCGACATACGAGCGCACAGCGGCGAACACCCGCGTATGGGCGCGCTCGACGTTCTGCCGTTCGTTCCGCTGGGTGAGGCGACCATGGAAGAGGCCATCGCTCTCGCCCATGAAGCCGGCGAGCAGATCTGGCAGCTCCATCACATTCCCTCCTTTTATTATGAGCAGGCGGCGATGCTGCCCGAGCGGCGCTTGCTCGCGAACGTGCGGCCTCATCCAACCGGCGCGCCCGATTCCGGCGAGCTGCCGTTTCATCCAACGGCGGGAGCGATCGCGATCGGCGCCCGCACGATCCTCATCGCGTTCAACATCGAGCTTGCGACCAGCGACCTTTCCGTCGCGCAGAGCATCGCCGCAGCAATACGCGAGCGCGACGGCGGCCTACGCACCCTTCGCGCACGCGCATTTCGACGCTCGGGCGGCGTCGTCCAGGTCTCGCTCAACGTCACGAACGAGCGAGCAACGCCGCTCTACCGCATCGTTCGGGTCGTCTCTGCGCTTGCGGCAGACCGGGGTGTCGAGATACTGCGCAGCGAGCTCGTCGGCTGCATTCCAAGAAACGCGGTGGTATCGGCAGCCCTCTACGCCCTCGGCGTTGAAGACACGACGCTATGA